GCACAGCATCGCCAGCTCTACTTGCTTATCTGACTTGCAATTTTTTAGAATACACAATCGACATAGTCGTCGAGACTGTTGACTACGCTTTGGGACGAACaactccatcttcttcgcgCGGACGCCCTCTCCGTCGGCCAGAACATGCAAAGTTCTCCGACTTCGTATCTAAAGTCCTCACCCGCGCCGAGGTCACAATGCCAACTCTTCTCGCGACCCTCGCATACATCGACAGGGCTCGCCCCCATCTCCACATCGGTATGGAGGAGTGGGCTTTGGAGCGAGTATTTCTCGGGGCTCTCATCGTGGCGTCAAAGGTGCGCGCTTGTTTACCCCACTCCATTCTGCGCATTTACTGATCATCTTATCTCGCAGTATCTCAACGATTCGACGCTCAAGAACGTTCACTGGGCCATGTGCACGAGTGTATTTGGAAAGCGGGATGTGGGCCGCATCGAGCGCGAGTTCCTCGATGTGCTCAACTTTGAGTTGAAGATTACGGAGGATGATCTCATGAGCCACTACCAGGGATTAGCAGATGCTGTCTCGCTATCATCTTCCCGGCGCCCCGTCGAATCCGTCAAGGAGGCCAGCCTCCCCACCTACACCCACACGGAGAGACGCCACTCCCGCCGTCGCCCCGCACCAGTTGCATCTGCAGTCCCCGAACTTTCTCCTCCCAGCCCCgtttcttcctcatcatcttcatcatcatcaccatccgACTCGCCGCGCACTCCAGAGTCGATGGACATCGACCCCGCGTCACCTGCCAAGCGCTCGATGGAGCACCCGTCGAAACACCACATTCAGCTACCGCTGCCGCACCAGGCGAACCCAACCACAGCGCGCAAGATGATGAACGCTGCGCAATTCTCGACGATGGAGCTGCTGCGGTCCTTCCCCATACCCAGAATGACCACCGCATGAAGAGCCTCCTTCGGACTGCGCTTTCTTGGGTTTTCTTGTTTCCTGTTTCCTACTGCTCTCTCGTCAACGCCCACCTGTCATATGCATCTGTAACTCTTTTCTATCCCGCCAAACATCATATTCCTTTAACTTAATTCATTTTCGGCTGCCTCTCGAACTCGACTTTCctacacacgcacacgcacacaatTAACCGACGTCACTGCCCCACCACCCAAAAGCGAGCGCCGAGTATAACATTCGTTCCGCCAAGCGCGCTGCATTGCCTTCAATTTGctgtctcttttttttctttattttatatttccacattgttgttgttttcaAAATCATATTCCCCACCATCATATCCAACCATTCCAAACGTTATGCATCCATCCatcattcattcaatttttttttgttacaCTTCAT
This Psilocybe cubensis strain MGC-MH-2018 chromosome 3, whole genome shotgun sequence DNA region includes the following protein-coding sequences:
- a CDS encoding PHO85 cyclin-1, yielding MASPASSSSSMSSSSSPVHHASLVDPARHNPALLQLVDFKVSRQVIEYTIDIVVETVDYALGRTTPSSSRGRPLRRPEHAKFSDFVSKVLTRAEVTMPTLLATLAYIDRARPHLHIGMEEWALERVFLGALIVASKYLNDSTLKNVHWAMCTSVFGKRDVGRIEREFLDVLNFELKITEDDLMSHYQGLADAVSLSSSRRPVESVKEASLPTYTHTERRHSRRRPAPVASAVPELSPPSPVSSSSSSSSSPSDSPRTPESMDIDPASPAKRSMEHPSKHHIQLPLPHQANPTTARKMMNAAQFSTMELLRSFPIPRMTTA